In Tachysurus vachellii isolate PV-2020 chromosome 1, HZAU_Pvac_v1, whole genome shotgun sequence, a genomic segment contains:
- the tpcn2 gene encoding two pore channel protein 2 isoform X3, which produces MSGKQSPGQKGDRGTLQQNQMETEPLLSERRKRDSVDYGSRHDSHSDSQSDSKETSRLSDSHSRDSVHVQERDEDLYIQQAVVFIEDAIQYRSINHKVDLRSLSLYRWYYSRIYQWGLGFTIAIILALAFVEKPSSITYTSDPRFRPEPWEPPCGLPEAIEMVCLCIFILDIVVKSYLIGWEEFCTNKWLIGYVLVIAVSVIDCIISFAMLCDPTIRVRRLIRPFFLLQNSSLMKKTLKCIKRTIPEIASVILLLALHLCLFTMIGMLIFPRSEDSSKNGEWESYFRNLPKALSSLLVLLTTANNPDVMVPAYSLNRGYTIFFILFSVCGTYILMNLLTAIIYNQFRGYLLMSVQASILRRRLGIRAAFKVLCCPGQSHDDGAEDHAKRVRVGTVLQVMRKVQMTSYYRQAVIKAAQEFPDGFIDGEAFQRLFDELDKEHIKEHPPNPQYSSSILQSVQKVCSHYYLTVVGNVVALTNVICICTILVLDSEKTVIERNDYYMEVINWAFIIYYLIEMILKLIAFGWKGYLSYRNNVFDGFFTILLLILQVTIFVVFRITDPKSMTGQLGGISLWELVRLVNMLIVFRFLRIIPEIKLMALVASTLVDLVKNLRAFAGILVVVYYVYAVIGIWLFQGAITPPVASVANSSSENSTSNFTMECGSYEQLEYWPNNFDDFASSLVLLYDVMVVNNWQVFMDAYTRYTTEWSKVYFVSWWFTSSVMWVNLFVALILENFTYKWDKSHAMSVSDVERTSYETTVHVMFRDQIQEPSLEDVENQLQCLPHLHFPGWSLQSHSP; this is translated from the exons ATGAGCGGAAAGCAGTCACCGGGTCAGAAAGGCGACAGGGGAACTTTACAG CAGAACCAAATGGAAACCGAGCCGCTGTTATCCGAACGCAGAAAGCGTGACTCGGTTGATTACGGCTCTCGACATGACTCTCATTCTGACTCCCAGTCTGACTCTAAGGAGACGAGTCGACTCTCTGATTCACACAGCAGGGACTCTGTCCATGTCCAAGAAC gtgatGAAGACCTGTACATCCAGCAAGCGGTTGTGTTTATCGAAGATGCCATTCAG TATCGGTCCATCAATCACAAGGTTGACTTGAGATCTTTGAGCTTATACAGATGGTATTACTCCAGGATATATCAGTG GGGTCTTGGTTTTACCATTGCTATAATTCTGGCTCTGGCCTTTGTGGAGAAACCTTCTTCGATCACATACACATCAGACCCCCGCTTCAGGCCTGAGCCCTGGGAGCCGCCGTGCGGCCTGCCCGAGGCCATAGAGATGGTCTGTCTCTGCATCTTCATCTTAGACATAGTAGTCAAG AGCTATCTGATTGGATGGGAGGAGTTCTGTACGAATAAATGGCTGATCGGCTACGTGCTGGTCATAGCGGTCTCCGTCATCGACTGCATAATCTCTTTTGCCATGCTGTGTGATCCG ACCATACGAGTCAGGAGACTGATTCGGCCATTTTTCCTCTTGCAAAATTCCTCCTTAATGAAGAAAACTTTAAAATGCATCAAGAGGACAATTCCTGAAATAGCAAG CGTGATCCTGCTTCTGGCACTGCACTTGTGCTTATTCACCATGATTGGGATGCTGATCTTCCCCAGATCTGAG GACTCGTCGAAGAACGGGGAATGGGAATCTTACTTCAGAAACCTGCCTAAAGCCTTGTCCTCTCTGCTTGTGCTGCTGACGACTGCTAACAACCCAGACG TGATGGTTCCTGCGTACTCACTGAATCGGGGATACACcatattttttatacttttcagCGTATGTG gAACCTACATCTTGATGAATTTACTCACTGCTATTATCTACAACCAGTTTCGAGGCTATTTGCTG ATGTCAGTGCAGGCCTCCATATTAAGGAGGCGTTTGGGGATCAGAGCCGCGTTTAAGGTGCTGTGCTGTCCGGGTCAAAGCCACGACGACGGAGCTGAAGATCACGC aaAGAGGGTTCGAGTAGGCACGGTGCTGCAGGTCATGAGAAAAGTGCAGATGACCTCATACTACAGACAAGCTGTCATTAAG GCTGCTCAAGAATTTCCTGATGGTTTTATTGATGGAGAAGCCTTTCAGAGGCTGTTTGATGAACTGGATAAGGAGCACATCAAAGAG CACCCACCGAATCCACAATACAGCTCCTCGATTCTACAGTCAGTCCAGAAAGTGTGCAGTCATTACTACCTCACCGTGGTGGGAAACGTCGTGGCCCTCACCAACGTCATCTGCATCTGC ACCATCTTAGTGCTGGATTCAGAAAAGACTGTAATCGAGAGGAATGATTACTACATGGAG GTCATTAATTGGGCTTTTATCATCTACTACCTGATAGAGATGATACTGAAGCTGATTGCCTTTGGTTGGAAAGGCTACCTCTCTTACAGAAATAATGTCTTCGATGGGTTCTTCACCATCCTTCTGCTG ATCCTTCAGGTTACTATTTTTGTCGTGTTCAGGATCACTGACCCAAAATC GATGACTGGTCAGCTCGGGGGAATATCGCTGTGGGAATTGGTGCGACTGGTCAACATGCTGATTGTCTTCCGTTTCCTCAGGATCATTCCAGAAATTAAG TTGATGGCTCTGGTGGCTAGCACTCTTGTGGACCTTGTGAAAAACCTGCGAGCTTTTGCCGGGATTCTGGTG GTGGTGTACTATGTGTATGCTGTGATTGGTATCTGGCTTTTCCAAGGAGCTATTACTCCTCCGGTCGCaag TGTGGCCAACTCAAGTAGTGAGAATAGTACATCCAACTTCACCATGGAGTGTGGATCCTACGAACAGCTGGAGTATTGGCCAAACAACTTCGATGACTTTGCT TCATCTCTAGTTCTCCTCTATGACGTGATGGTGGTGAATAACTGGCAGGTTTTTATGGACGCCTATACAAGATACACCACTGA GTGGTCGAAGGTGTACTTTGTTTCCTGGTGGTTCACCTCGTCTGTCATGTGGGTCAATCTGTTTGTTGCGCTCATTTTGGAG AACTTCACTTACAAATGGGACAAAAGCCATGCGATGAGCGTATCGGATGTGGAAAGAACAAGCTATGAGACCACAGTGCACGTGATGTTCAG AGATCAAATCCAAGAACCCAGTCTTGAAGACGTAGAGAACCAACTCCAGTGTCTTCCACATCTCCATTTCCCTGGCTGGTCGCTTCAATCACACAGCCCTTAA
- the tpcn2 gene encoding two pore channel protein 2 isoform X1, with protein MSGKQSPGQKGDRGTLQVCPEETSDTLFTQNQMETEPLLSERRKRDSVDYGSRHDSHSDSQSDSKETSRLSDSHSRDSVHVQERDEDLYIQQAVVFIEDAIQYRSINHKVDLRSLSLYRWYYSRIYQWGLGFTIAIILALAFVEKPSSITYTSDPRFRPEPWEPPCGLPEAIEMVCLCIFILDIVVKSYLIGWEEFCTNKWLIGYVLVIAVSVIDCIISFAMLCDPTIRVRRLIRPFFLLQNSSLMKKTLKCIKRTIPEIASVILLLALHLCLFTMIGMLIFPRSEDSSKNGEWESYFRNLPKALSSLLVLLTTANNPDVMVPAYSLNRGYTIFFILFSVCGTYILMNLLTAIIYNQFRGYLLMSVQASILRRRLGIRAAFKVLCCPGQSHDDGAEDHAKRVRVGTVLQVMRKVQMTSYYRQAVIKAAQEFPDGFIDGEAFQRLFDELDKEHIKEHPPNPQYSSSILQSVQKVCSHYYLTVVGNVVALTNVICICTILVLDSEKTVIERNDYYMEVINWAFIIYYLIEMILKLIAFGWKGYLSYRNNVFDGFFTILLLILQVTIFVVFRITDPKSMTGQLGGISLWELVRLVNMLIVFRFLRIIPEIKLMALVASTLVDLVKNLRAFAGILVVVYYVYAVIGIWLFQGAITPPVASVANSSSENSTSNFTMECGSYEQLEYWPNNFDDFASSLVLLYDVMVVNNWQVFMDAYTRYTTEWSKVYFVSWWFTSSVMWVNLFVALILENFTYKWDKSHAMSVSDVERTSYETTVHVMFRDQIQEPSLEDVENQLQCLPHLHFPGWSLQSHSP; from the exons ATGAGCGGAAAGCAGTCACCGGGTCAGAAAGGCGACAGGGGAACTTTACAGGTCTGTCCTGAGGAAACCTCGGACACTTTATTCACG CAGAACCAAATGGAAACCGAGCCGCTGTTATCCGAACGCAGAAAGCGTGACTCGGTTGATTACGGCTCTCGACATGACTCTCATTCTGACTCCCAGTCTGACTCTAAGGAGACGAGTCGACTCTCTGATTCACACAGCAGGGACTCTGTCCATGTCCAAGAAC gtgatGAAGACCTGTACATCCAGCAAGCGGTTGTGTTTATCGAAGATGCCATTCAG TATCGGTCCATCAATCACAAGGTTGACTTGAGATCTTTGAGCTTATACAGATGGTATTACTCCAGGATATATCAGTG GGGTCTTGGTTTTACCATTGCTATAATTCTGGCTCTGGCCTTTGTGGAGAAACCTTCTTCGATCACATACACATCAGACCCCCGCTTCAGGCCTGAGCCCTGGGAGCCGCCGTGCGGCCTGCCCGAGGCCATAGAGATGGTCTGTCTCTGCATCTTCATCTTAGACATAGTAGTCAAG AGCTATCTGATTGGATGGGAGGAGTTCTGTACGAATAAATGGCTGATCGGCTACGTGCTGGTCATAGCGGTCTCCGTCATCGACTGCATAATCTCTTTTGCCATGCTGTGTGATCCG ACCATACGAGTCAGGAGACTGATTCGGCCATTTTTCCTCTTGCAAAATTCCTCCTTAATGAAGAAAACTTTAAAATGCATCAAGAGGACAATTCCTGAAATAGCAAG CGTGATCCTGCTTCTGGCACTGCACTTGTGCTTATTCACCATGATTGGGATGCTGATCTTCCCCAGATCTGAG GACTCGTCGAAGAACGGGGAATGGGAATCTTACTTCAGAAACCTGCCTAAAGCCTTGTCCTCTCTGCTTGTGCTGCTGACGACTGCTAACAACCCAGACG TGATGGTTCCTGCGTACTCACTGAATCGGGGATACACcatattttttatacttttcagCGTATGTG gAACCTACATCTTGATGAATTTACTCACTGCTATTATCTACAACCAGTTTCGAGGCTATTTGCTG ATGTCAGTGCAGGCCTCCATATTAAGGAGGCGTTTGGGGATCAGAGCCGCGTTTAAGGTGCTGTGCTGTCCGGGTCAAAGCCACGACGACGGAGCTGAAGATCACGC aaAGAGGGTTCGAGTAGGCACGGTGCTGCAGGTCATGAGAAAAGTGCAGATGACCTCATACTACAGACAAGCTGTCATTAAG GCTGCTCAAGAATTTCCTGATGGTTTTATTGATGGAGAAGCCTTTCAGAGGCTGTTTGATGAACTGGATAAGGAGCACATCAAAGAG CACCCACCGAATCCACAATACAGCTCCTCGATTCTACAGTCAGTCCAGAAAGTGTGCAGTCATTACTACCTCACCGTGGTGGGAAACGTCGTGGCCCTCACCAACGTCATCTGCATCTGC ACCATCTTAGTGCTGGATTCAGAAAAGACTGTAATCGAGAGGAATGATTACTACATGGAG GTCATTAATTGGGCTTTTATCATCTACTACCTGATAGAGATGATACTGAAGCTGATTGCCTTTGGTTGGAAAGGCTACCTCTCTTACAGAAATAATGTCTTCGATGGGTTCTTCACCATCCTTCTGCTG ATCCTTCAGGTTACTATTTTTGTCGTGTTCAGGATCACTGACCCAAAATC GATGACTGGTCAGCTCGGGGGAATATCGCTGTGGGAATTGGTGCGACTGGTCAACATGCTGATTGTCTTCCGTTTCCTCAGGATCATTCCAGAAATTAAG TTGATGGCTCTGGTGGCTAGCACTCTTGTGGACCTTGTGAAAAACCTGCGAGCTTTTGCCGGGATTCTGGTG GTGGTGTACTATGTGTATGCTGTGATTGGTATCTGGCTTTTCCAAGGAGCTATTACTCCTCCGGTCGCaag TGTGGCCAACTCAAGTAGTGAGAATAGTACATCCAACTTCACCATGGAGTGTGGATCCTACGAACAGCTGGAGTATTGGCCAAACAACTTCGATGACTTTGCT TCATCTCTAGTTCTCCTCTATGACGTGATGGTGGTGAATAACTGGCAGGTTTTTATGGACGCCTATACAAGATACACCACTGA GTGGTCGAAGGTGTACTTTGTTTCCTGGTGGTTCACCTCGTCTGTCATGTGGGTCAATCTGTTTGTTGCGCTCATTTTGGAG AACTTCACTTACAAATGGGACAAAAGCCATGCGATGAGCGTATCGGATGTGGAAAGAACAAGCTATGAGACCACAGTGCACGTGATGTTCAG AGATCAAATCCAAGAACCCAGTCTTGAAGACGTAGAGAACCAACTCCAGTGTCTTCCACATCTCCATTTCCCTGGCTGGTCGCTTCAATCACACAGCCCTTAA
- the tpcn2 gene encoding two pore channel protein 2 isoform X2 has translation MSGKQSPGQKGDRGTLQVCPEETSDTLFTNQMETEPLLSERRKRDSVDYGSRHDSHSDSQSDSKETSRLSDSHSRDSVHVQERDEDLYIQQAVVFIEDAIQYRSINHKVDLRSLSLYRWYYSRIYQWGLGFTIAIILALAFVEKPSSITYTSDPRFRPEPWEPPCGLPEAIEMVCLCIFILDIVVKSYLIGWEEFCTNKWLIGYVLVIAVSVIDCIISFAMLCDPTIRVRRLIRPFFLLQNSSLMKKTLKCIKRTIPEIASVILLLALHLCLFTMIGMLIFPRSEDSSKNGEWESYFRNLPKALSSLLVLLTTANNPDVMVPAYSLNRGYTIFFILFSVCGTYILMNLLTAIIYNQFRGYLLMSVQASILRRRLGIRAAFKVLCCPGQSHDDGAEDHAKRVRVGTVLQVMRKVQMTSYYRQAVIKAAQEFPDGFIDGEAFQRLFDELDKEHIKEHPPNPQYSSSILQSVQKVCSHYYLTVVGNVVALTNVICICTILVLDSEKTVIERNDYYMEVINWAFIIYYLIEMILKLIAFGWKGYLSYRNNVFDGFFTILLLILQVTIFVVFRITDPKSMTGQLGGISLWELVRLVNMLIVFRFLRIIPEIKLMALVASTLVDLVKNLRAFAGILVVVYYVYAVIGIWLFQGAITPPVASVANSSSENSTSNFTMECGSYEQLEYWPNNFDDFASSLVLLYDVMVVNNWQVFMDAYTRYTTEWSKVYFVSWWFTSSVMWVNLFVALILENFTYKWDKSHAMSVSDVERTSYETTVHVMFRDQIQEPSLEDVENQLQCLPHLHFPGWSLQSHSP, from the exons ATGAGCGGAAAGCAGTCACCGGGTCAGAAAGGCGACAGGGGAACTTTACAGGTCTGTCCTGAGGAAACCTCGGACACTTTATTCACG AACCAAATGGAAACCGAGCCGCTGTTATCCGAACGCAGAAAGCGTGACTCGGTTGATTACGGCTCTCGACATGACTCTCATTCTGACTCCCAGTCTGACTCTAAGGAGACGAGTCGACTCTCTGATTCACACAGCAGGGACTCTGTCCATGTCCAAGAAC gtgatGAAGACCTGTACATCCAGCAAGCGGTTGTGTTTATCGAAGATGCCATTCAG TATCGGTCCATCAATCACAAGGTTGACTTGAGATCTTTGAGCTTATACAGATGGTATTACTCCAGGATATATCAGTG GGGTCTTGGTTTTACCATTGCTATAATTCTGGCTCTGGCCTTTGTGGAGAAACCTTCTTCGATCACATACACATCAGACCCCCGCTTCAGGCCTGAGCCCTGGGAGCCGCCGTGCGGCCTGCCCGAGGCCATAGAGATGGTCTGTCTCTGCATCTTCATCTTAGACATAGTAGTCAAG AGCTATCTGATTGGATGGGAGGAGTTCTGTACGAATAAATGGCTGATCGGCTACGTGCTGGTCATAGCGGTCTCCGTCATCGACTGCATAATCTCTTTTGCCATGCTGTGTGATCCG ACCATACGAGTCAGGAGACTGATTCGGCCATTTTTCCTCTTGCAAAATTCCTCCTTAATGAAGAAAACTTTAAAATGCATCAAGAGGACAATTCCTGAAATAGCAAG CGTGATCCTGCTTCTGGCACTGCACTTGTGCTTATTCACCATGATTGGGATGCTGATCTTCCCCAGATCTGAG GACTCGTCGAAGAACGGGGAATGGGAATCTTACTTCAGAAACCTGCCTAAAGCCTTGTCCTCTCTGCTTGTGCTGCTGACGACTGCTAACAACCCAGACG TGATGGTTCCTGCGTACTCACTGAATCGGGGATACACcatattttttatacttttcagCGTATGTG gAACCTACATCTTGATGAATTTACTCACTGCTATTATCTACAACCAGTTTCGAGGCTATTTGCTG ATGTCAGTGCAGGCCTCCATATTAAGGAGGCGTTTGGGGATCAGAGCCGCGTTTAAGGTGCTGTGCTGTCCGGGTCAAAGCCACGACGACGGAGCTGAAGATCACGC aaAGAGGGTTCGAGTAGGCACGGTGCTGCAGGTCATGAGAAAAGTGCAGATGACCTCATACTACAGACAAGCTGTCATTAAG GCTGCTCAAGAATTTCCTGATGGTTTTATTGATGGAGAAGCCTTTCAGAGGCTGTTTGATGAACTGGATAAGGAGCACATCAAAGAG CACCCACCGAATCCACAATACAGCTCCTCGATTCTACAGTCAGTCCAGAAAGTGTGCAGTCATTACTACCTCACCGTGGTGGGAAACGTCGTGGCCCTCACCAACGTCATCTGCATCTGC ACCATCTTAGTGCTGGATTCAGAAAAGACTGTAATCGAGAGGAATGATTACTACATGGAG GTCATTAATTGGGCTTTTATCATCTACTACCTGATAGAGATGATACTGAAGCTGATTGCCTTTGGTTGGAAAGGCTACCTCTCTTACAGAAATAATGTCTTCGATGGGTTCTTCACCATCCTTCTGCTG ATCCTTCAGGTTACTATTTTTGTCGTGTTCAGGATCACTGACCCAAAATC GATGACTGGTCAGCTCGGGGGAATATCGCTGTGGGAATTGGTGCGACTGGTCAACATGCTGATTGTCTTCCGTTTCCTCAGGATCATTCCAGAAATTAAG TTGATGGCTCTGGTGGCTAGCACTCTTGTGGACCTTGTGAAAAACCTGCGAGCTTTTGCCGGGATTCTGGTG GTGGTGTACTATGTGTATGCTGTGATTGGTATCTGGCTTTTCCAAGGAGCTATTACTCCTCCGGTCGCaag TGTGGCCAACTCAAGTAGTGAGAATAGTACATCCAACTTCACCATGGAGTGTGGATCCTACGAACAGCTGGAGTATTGGCCAAACAACTTCGATGACTTTGCT TCATCTCTAGTTCTCCTCTATGACGTGATGGTGGTGAATAACTGGCAGGTTTTTATGGACGCCTATACAAGATACACCACTGA GTGGTCGAAGGTGTACTTTGTTTCCTGGTGGTTCACCTCGTCTGTCATGTGGGTCAATCTGTTTGTTGCGCTCATTTTGGAG AACTTCACTTACAAATGGGACAAAAGCCATGCGATGAGCGTATCGGATGTGGAAAGAACAAGCTATGAGACCACAGTGCACGTGATGTTCAG AGATCAAATCCAAGAACCCAGTCTTGAAGACGTAGAGAACCAACTCCAGTGTCTTCCACATCTCCATTTCCCTGGCTGGTCGCTTCAATCACACAGCCCTTAA
- the tpcn2 gene encoding two pore channel protein 2 isoform X4 encodes MSGKQSPGQKGDRGTLQNQMETEPLLSERRKRDSVDYGSRHDSHSDSQSDSKETSRLSDSHSRDSVHVQERDEDLYIQQAVVFIEDAIQYRSINHKVDLRSLSLYRWYYSRIYQWGLGFTIAIILALAFVEKPSSITYTSDPRFRPEPWEPPCGLPEAIEMVCLCIFILDIVVKSYLIGWEEFCTNKWLIGYVLVIAVSVIDCIISFAMLCDPTIRVRRLIRPFFLLQNSSLMKKTLKCIKRTIPEIASVILLLALHLCLFTMIGMLIFPRSEDSSKNGEWESYFRNLPKALSSLLVLLTTANNPDVMVPAYSLNRGYTIFFILFSVCGTYILMNLLTAIIYNQFRGYLLMSVQASILRRRLGIRAAFKVLCCPGQSHDDGAEDHAKRVRVGTVLQVMRKVQMTSYYRQAVIKAAQEFPDGFIDGEAFQRLFDELDKEHIKEHPPNPQYSSSILQSVQKVCSHYYLTVVGNVVALTNVICICTILVLDSEKTVIERNDYYMEVINWAFIIYYLIEMILKLIAFGWKGYLSYRNNVFDGFFTILLLILQVTIFVVFRITDPKSMTGQLGGISLWELVRLVNMLIVFRFLRIIPEIKLMALVASTLVDLVKNLRAFAGILVVVYYVYAVIGIWLFQGAITPPVASVANSSSENSTSNFTMECGSYEQLEYWPNNFDDFASSLVLLYDVMVVNNWQVFMDAYTRYTTEWSKVYFVSWWFTSSVMWVNLFVALILENFTYKWDKSHAMSVSDVERTSYETTVHVMFRDQIQEPSLEDVENQLQCLPHLHFPGWSLQSHSP; translated from the exons ATGAGCGGAAAGCAGTCACCGGGTCAGAAAGGCGACAGGGGAACTTTACAG AACCAAATGGAAACCGAGCCGCTGTTATCCGAACGCAGAAAGCGTGACTCGGTTGATTACGGCTCTCGACATGACTCTCATTCTGACTCCCAGTCTGACTCTAAGGAGACGAGTCGACTCTCTGATTCACACAGCAGGGACTCTGTCCATGTCCAAGAAC gtgatGAAGACCTGTACATCCAGCAAGCGGTTGTGTTTATCGAAGATGCCATTCAG TATCGGTCCATCAATCACAAGGTTGACTTGAGATCTTTGAGCTTATACAGATGGTATTACTCCAGGATATATCAGTG GGGTCTTGGTTTTACCATTGCTATAATTCTGGCTCTGGCCTTTGTGGAGAAACCTTCTTCGATCACATACACATCAGACCCCCGCTTCAGGCCTGAGCCCTGGGAGCCGCCGTGCGGCCTGCCCGAGGCCATAGAGATGGTCTGTCTCTGCATCTTCATCTTAGACATAGTAGTCAAG AGCTATCTGATTGGATGGGAGGAGTTCTGTACGAATAAATGGCTGATCGGCTACGTGCTGGTCATAGCGGTCTCCGTCATCGACTGCATAATCTCTTTTGCCATGCTGTGTGATCCG ACCATACGAGTCAGGAGACTGATTCGGCCATTTTTCCTCTTGCAAAATTCCTCCTTAATGAAGAAAACTTTAAAATGCATCAAGAGGACAATTCCTGAAATAGCAAG CGTGATCCTGCTTCTGGCACTGCACTTGTGCTTATTCACCATGATTGGGATGCTGATCTTCCCCAGATCTGAG GACTCGTCGAAGAACGGGGAATGGGAATCTTACTTCAGAAACCTGCCTAAAGCCTTGTCCTCTCTGCTTGTGCTGCTGACGACTGCTAACAACCCAGACG TGATGGTTCCTGCGTACTCACTGAATCGGGGATACACcatattttttatacttttcagCGTATGTG gAACCTACATCTTGATGAATTTACTCACTGCTATTATCTACAACCAGTTTCGAGGCTATTTGCTG ATGTCAGTGCAGGCCTCCATATTAAGGAGGCGTTTGGGGATCAGAGCCGCGTTTAAGGTGCTGTGCTGTCCGGGTCAAAGCCACGACGACGGAGCTGAAGATCACGC aaAGAGGGTTCGAGTAGGCACGGTGCTGCAGGTCATGAGAAAAGTGCAGATGACCTCATACTACAGACAAGCTGTCATTAAG GCTGCTCAAGAATTTCCTGATGGTTTTATTGATGGAGAAGCCTTTCAGAGGCTGTTTGATGAACTGGATAAGGAGCACATCAAAGAG CACCCACCGAATCCACAATACAGCTCCTCGATTCTACAGTCAGTCCAGAAAGTGTGCAGTCATTACTACCTCACCGTGGTGGGAAACGTCGTGGCCCTCACCAACGTCATCTGCATCTGC ACCATCTTAGTGCTGGATTCAGAAAAGACTGTAATCGAGAGGAATGATTACTACATGGAG GTCATTAATTGGGCTTTTATCATCTACTACCTGATAGAGATGATACTGAAGCTGATTGCCTTTGGTTGGAAAGGCTACCTCTCTTACAGAAATAATGTCTTCGATGGGTTCTTCACCATCCTTCTGCTG ATCCTTCAGGTTACTATTTTTGTCGTGTTCAGGATCACTGACCCAAAATC GATGACTGGTCAGCTCGGGGGAATATCGCTGTGGGAATTGGTGCGACTGGTCAACATGCTGATTGTCTTCCGTTTCCTCAGGATCATTCCAGAAATTAAG TTGATGGCTCTGGTGGCTAGCACTCTTGTGGACCTTGTGAAAAACCTGCGAGCTTTTGCCGGGATTCTGGTG GTGGTGTACTATGTGTATGCTGTGATTGGTATCTGGCTTTTCCAAGGAGCTATTACTCCTCCGGTCGCaag TGTGGCCAACTCAAGTAGTGAGAATAGTACATCCAACTTCACCATGGAGTGTGGATCCTACGAACAGCTGGAGTATTGGCCAAACAACTTCGATGACTTTGCT TCATCTCTAGTTCTCCTCTATGACGTGATGGTGGTGAATAACTGGCAGGTTTTTATGGACGCCTATACAAGATACACCACTGA GTGGTCGAAGGTGTACTTTGTTTCCTGGTGGTTCACCTCGTCTGTCATGTGGGTCAATCTGTTTGTTGCGCTCATTTTGGAG AACTTCACTTACAAATGGGACAAAAGCCATGCGATGAGCGTATCGGATGTGGAAAGAACAAGCTATGAGACCACAGTGCACGTGATGTTCAG AGATCAAATCCAAGAACCCAGTCTTGAAGACGTAGAGAACCAACTCCAGTGTCTTCCACATCTCCATTTCCCTGGCTGGTCGCTTCAATCACACAGCCCTTAA